The Globicephala melas chromosome X, mGloMel1.2, whole genome shotgun sequence genome window below encodes:
- the RTL9 gene encoding retrotransposon Gag-like protein 9 has protein sequence MADMSIPLHSVRFSNVLTEEGVDPQNRETTCSGPMVENRAEVQILHSSVQPMVSSSASDPGGMSTQPMTSPAFDTMAVPLMGAANSGALSPPLMPASDSGTLSPLLMPASDSEALSPLLIPTSDSGVLSPLLMPASDSGTLSPLLSTSEYGLMSPGLMTIPDFGTMSTALMATPDSAEISPLAMPAPSSEAMSTPLMLAPNPGEISPLLMPDVNPGVMSPQPMPAPGSEGMSPLQITDEDTEAMSKVLMTALASGEISSLLMSGTDSEAISSLIMSALTSGATSTQPTSTQDSGEMSTQLMSGPDSGVVSSPLMTAPGSGAMSSLFPSVPDAGEMPTLPKPAPDAEAMSPLVMMALTSGGMPTQPMPAQGSGVMSSRLTQNLDSQIVSSPPMRATASGGMSTSPVRASDPGARSTPRMRAPASGNVSTLLKTVPDSAALSTPLMTVATSGAKCTEQMSTTASRAMSTQLATARTSGATSMGFMKVPANGAMSTLRTRAPASGTVSTLPSTAPVSETMSTLQMTASASGSVSTPQMRAPVSGAMSVSQRRATASGVTAVPQMRASGALSTPRMTAKASGSVSTLLMRDTASAVMSVPQMRAMASGALSKPLTASKAAEAMLTQQMTTAASGEISTMLMRDTASGAVSMSQMTDTASAALSTPLMRAPASGDTSTPQMTAAASGTMSMPLMRAPGPGAMPMALMRSTASGKMPSQPMSAQDFGGMSMSLRRSMTSGGMSLLQTQAPASELMSTPKMRAPAFGAVSTPLMRASDPGEMSTLLTRASSSGEMSPALTRPPASGEIATPLRAPAYGAMSTPQKTATASGMMSKPQMRAPVSGEISTSLMRSTASGVMSVPQMTAAASGGVSMPLMRAPASRATSTTQTMPTASGEMCMLSMRAPASGVMSPPLLRAPVSGIISTPLRRPSASEAVSTELMRAPASGKMSTTQTTAVASGGMSKPFIRATASGTMPMPLMSAMASGEMSMPLMKNMASGATSTLQKRVVGSGSTSLPQMTYAASGGMPASPMRASASRATSASLMRASASGMMSMPLLRATASGGMSMPQMAATASGMMSTLEIKAKDSGETSASHINVTASGSKFTPHVTATTPETMNQPPEEVPSFGMLTPALCYLLEEQEAARGSCSVEEEMEVDEEKQMKGFLNDSEKMAFLVSLHLGAAERWSILQMEVGNPLSNEDKSFLSRSQGLYDSLSEIDILSAVLCHPKQGQRSVRQYATDFLLLARHLSWSDAILRTRFLEGLSEAVATKMGRIFLKVAGSLKELIDRSLYTECQLAGEKDFPGCSSQVLPSACKRNNEDAMENELNSQQQTEEHQHVPKRCYYLKEHGDPQEGLHDHLRQSTGHQKAATNK, from the exons ATGGCAGATATGTCAATACCCTTACATTCAGTGAGATTCAGCAATGTGCTGACGGAGGAAGGTGTCGACCCCCAAAACAGGGAGACGACCTGCTCTGGACCAATGGTAGAGAACAGAGCAGAGGTCCAAATTCTGCATTCTAGTGTCCAGCCTATGGTCTCAAGTTCAGCGTCAGACCCTGGAGGGATGTCCACACAGCCGATGACATCCCCAGCCTTTGACACCATGGCCGTACCTCTAATGGGAGCAGCAAACTCTGGAGCACTGTCCCCACCGCTAATGCCAGCCTCAGACTCTGGGACACTGTCCCCATTGTTAATGCCAGCTTCAGATTCAGAGGCATTGTCCCCATTGTTGATACCAACCTCAGACTCTGGGGTGCTGTCCCCATTGCTAATGCCAGCCTCAGATTCTGGGACACTGTCCCCATTGCTGTCCACTTCAGAATATGGATTAATGTCCCCAGGGCTGATGACAATTCCTGACTTTGGAACAATGTCCACAGCACTAATGGCAACACCAGATTCTGCAGAGATATCACCACTGGCAATGCCAGCTCCATCCTCTGAAGCGATGTCCACACCATTGATGCTAGCCCCAAATCCTGGAGAGATCTCCCCACTCCTAATGCCAGACGTGAACCCCGGAGTGATGTCCCCACAGCCAATGCCAGCTCCAGGCTCTGAAGGAATGTCACCATTGCAAATTACAGACGAAGACACTGAAGCCATGTCTAAAGTGCTAATGACTGCCCTGGCCTCTGGAGAGATCTCTTCACTGCTCATGTCAGGCACAGACTCTGAAGCGATCTCCTCACTGATAATGTCAGCCCTAACTTCTGGAGCAACGTCCACCCAGCCAACGAGCACCCAAGACTCTGGGGAAATGTCCACCCAGCTAATGTCAGGCCCAGACTCTGGGGTAGTGTCTTCACCACTTATGACAGCTCCAGGCTCCGGAGCAATGTCCTCACTGTTCCCGTCAGTCCCTGATGCTGGAGAAATGCCCACATTGCCAAAGCCAGCCCCAGACGCTGAAGCGATGTCCCCACTGGTCATGATGGCCCTAACCTCTGGAGGGATGCCCACCCAGCCGATGCCAGCCCAAGGCTCTGGAGTGATGTCCTCACGGTTAACACAAAATCTAGACTCTCAAATTGTGTCTAGTCCGCCAATGAGAGCAACAGCCTCCGGGGGGATGTCCACATCGCCAGTGAGAGCCTCAGACCCTGGAGCAAGGTCGACACCGAGAATGAGAGCCCCAGCCTCTGGAAATGTGTCCACGTTGCTAAAGACGGTCCCAGACTCTGCAGCACTGTCCACCCCACTGATGACGGTGGCAACCTCTGGAGCAAAGTGCACAGAGCAAATGTCAACCACAGCCTCTAGAGCGATGTCCACACAGTTAGCAACGGCTAGAACTTCTGGAGCCACATCCATGGGCTTTATGAAAGTCCCAGCCAATGGGGCGATGTCCACACTGCGAACGAGAGCCCCAGCCTCTGGAACAGTGTCCACACTGCCAAGTACAGCCCCAGTCTCTGAAACAATGTCTACGCTACAGATGACAGCCTCAGCCTCTGGGTCAGTGTCCACACCGCAAATGAgggcgcccgtctctggagcaaTGTCTGTGTCACAGAGGAGAGCCACAGCCTCGGGAGTGACAGCTGTACCACAAATGAGAGCCTCTGGAGCCCTGTCCACCCCACGGATGACAGCCAAAGCCTCTGGATCCGTGTCCACACTGTTAATGAGAGACACAGCCTCGGCAGTGATGTCCGTGCCACAGATGAGAGCTATGGCCTCGGGAGCATTGTCCAAGCCACTAACAGCATCCAAAGCCGCAGAAGCAATGCTCACGCAGCAAATGACAACTGCAGCTTCTGGAGAGATCTCCACAATGCTAATGAGAGACACCGCTTCTGGAGCCGTGTCCATGTCACAGATGACAGACACTGCCTCTGCAGCGCTGTCCACACCGCTAATGAGAGCCCCAGCCTCTGGCGACACGTCCACACCACAAATGACAGCCGCAGCCTCTGGAACTATGTCCATGCCTCTAATGAGAGCCCCAGGCCCTGGAGCCATGCCCATGGCGCTAATGAGATCCACAGCCTCTGGAAAGATGCCCAGTCAGCCAATGAGCGCCCAAGACTTTGGGGGGATGTCCATGTCGCTCAGGAGATCCATGACCTCTGGAGGGATGTCCCTACTGCAGACGCAAGCCCCAGCCTCTGAACTGATGTCCACACCAAAAATGAGAGCCCCGGCCTTTGGGGCGGTGTCCACACCACTGATGAGAGCCTCAGACCCTGGAGAGATGTCCACACTGCTCACAAGAGCTTCATCCTCTGGAGAGATGTCGCCAGCACTAACGAGACCCCCAGCTTCTGGAGAGATAGCCACGCCTCTGAGAGCCCCAGCTTATGGAGCAATGTCTACTCCGCAAAAGACAGCCACAGCCTCTGGAATGATGTCCAAGCCACAGATGAGGGCTCCAGTCTCTGGAGAGATATCTACATCGCTAATGAGATCCACAGCCTCTGGAGTGATGTCCGTGCCTCAAATGACAGCCGCGGCCTCTGGAGGGGTGTCCATGCCACTGATGAGAGCCCCAGCCTCCAGGGCAACATCCACGACGCAAACGATGCCCACAGCTTCTGGAGAGATGTGCATGCTATCAATGCGAGCCCCTGCCTCGGGAGTGATGTCCCCGCCATTATTAAGGGCTCCAGTGTCTGGAATTATATCCACACCACTAAGGAGACCCTCAGCCTCTGAAGCTGTGTCCACAGAGTTAATGAGAGCTCCAGCCTCTGGAAAGATGTCCACCACACAAACAACAGCTGTGGCCTCTGGAGGGATGTCCAAGCCATTCATTAGAGCCACGGCCTCTGGAACAATGCCCATGCCATTGATGTCAGCCATGGCTTCTGGAGAGATGTCTATGCCGCTGATGAAAAACATGGCCTCTGGGGCAACGTCCACACTGCAAAAAAGAGTTGTGGGTTCTGGATCTACTTCCTTGCCACAGATGACGTACGCAGCCTCTGGAGGGATGCCTGCATCACCTATGAGAGCCTCAGCTTCTAGAGCAACGTCCGCATCGCTCATGAGAGCCTCGGCTTCTGGAATGATGTCCATGCCGCTTCTGAGAGCCACAGCCTCTGGGGGTATGTCCATGCCACAAATGGCGGCCACAGCCTCTGGAATGATGTCCACTCTGGAAATCAAAGCCAAAGACTCTGGGGAAACATCTGCCTCTCACATCAACGTCACAGCCTCTGGATCAAAGTTCACACCACACGTGACTGCCACGACCCCTGAAACAATGAACCAACCACCAGAGGAAGTCCCATCTTTTGGCATGCTGACCCCAGCACTCTGTTACCTCTTAGAAGAACAGGAAGCAGCCCGGGGTTCATGCTCTgtggaggaggagatggaggtTGATGAGGAGAAGCAAATGAAGGGATTTTTGAACGATTCAGAGAAAATGGCCTTTCTGGTGTCTCTTCATCTGGGGGCAGCAGAGAGGTGGTCCATCTTGCAGATGGAGGTAGGAAACCCCCTCTCCAATGAAGATAAATCTTTCCTGAGCAGATCCCAGGGCTTATATGACTCCCTATCTGAAATAGACATCCTCAGTGCCGTCCTTTGCCATCCCAAGCAGGGCCAGAGGTCAGTCAGGCAGTATGCCACTGATTTCCTCCTGCTGGCCCGACACTTGTCTTGGTCTGATGCCATTCTGCGGACCAGGTTTCTGGAAGGACTCTCGGAAGCTGTTGCCACTAAAATGGGCCGGATCTTCCTGAAGGTGGCCGGCAGCCTAAAGGAGCTAATAGACAGGTCTCTGTATACCGAGTGCCAGCTGGCTGGAGAGAAGGATTTCCCGGGCTGCTCAAGCCAGGTTCTGCCGTCAGCCTGTAAGCGGAATAACGAGGACGCAATGGAGAATGAACTGAACTCTCAGCAGCAGACCGAGGAG CATCAGCATGTCCCCAAACGCTGTTACTACCTGAAAGAGCATGGAGACCCTCAAGAGGGTCTGCACGACCACCTTCGACAGAGCACAGGCCATCAGAAGGCCGCCACTAACAAGTAA